The following proteins are co-located in the Ketogulonicigenium robustum genome:
- the fnrL gene encoding transcriptional regulator FnrL yields the protein MAEASAHPSHTLQSGCADCAIRRNAVCAHCDADELAQLEEMKFYRSYPAGQTIVYAGDALPFLASVVRGIAMLSHTMQDGRRQTVGLLQAGDFLGRPGRLRARYDVVAASDVILCCFRRQPFEQLIARTPHLGARLLDMAMDELDAARDWMLVLGRKTAREKIASLLVILARRAGTPHDIDLVLTREAIADHLGLTLETVSRQFSALRHDGVIILHGARHVTVPDRARLIAESGDGDNA from the coding sequence ATGGCCGAGGCATCCGCCCACCCCTCGCACACCTTGCAAAGCGGATGCGCCGATTGCGCCATTCGCCGCAATGCCGTCTGCGCCCACTGCGACGCAGACGAACTGGCGCAGCTGGAGGAAATGAAGTTTTACCGCAGCTATCCTGCGGGCCAGACCATCGTCTACGCGGGCGACGCGCTGCCGTTTTTGGCCTCGGTCGTGCGCGGTATCGCAATGCTGTCGCATACGATGCAGGACGGGCGCCGCCAAACGGTAGGGCTGCTGCAGGCTGGCGACTTTTTGGGCCGCCCAGGCCGCCTGCGAGCCCGTTACGACGTGGTGGCCGCATCTGATGTCATACTTTGCTGTTTTCGCCGCCAACCTTTCGAACAGCTGATCGCCCGCACCCCGCACTTGGGCGCGCGCCTGCTGGATATGGCGATGGACGAATTGGACGCAGCCCGCGACTGGATGCTGGTGCTGGGCCGCAAAACCGCGCGCGAGAAGATTGCCAGCCTGCTGGTCATCCTTGCGCGGCGCGCGGGCACGCCGCACGACATCGACCTTGTCCTGACGCGCGAGGCGATTGCCGACCATCTGGGCCTGACGTTGGAAACCGTCAGCCGCCAGTTTTCGGCACTGCGCCATGACGGGGTTATCATCCTGCACGGCGCGCGGCATGTCACAGTCCCTGATAGGGCCCGCCTGATCGCCGAAAGCGGGGACGGTGATAATGCGTGA
- the hemN gene encoding oxygen-independent coproporphyrinogen III oxidase, whose protein sequence is MITRDDFQKIGLFDARVPRYTSYPPANHFNTQVGPSHMAQWLRAVPRGGHVSLYLHIPYCRRLCWFCACRTQGTATDRPLRPYLDQLLAELALVAAHLPADVRVSRVHLGGGTPTILPPDMLRELGAALRAFRPFTRTAQFSVEIDPTEVDAARLDALVEIGMTRASIGVQDFDPEVQQAIGRDQPFDLTRDVVAQLRARGVRSVNMDVLYGLPYQTRDSLTETMRKVLLIRPDRLAMYGYAHVPWVARRQVMIPEKALPDGEARLNLFETARRLMLWEGYREVGIDHFCLPEDGLALASEMGTLRRNFQGYTEENANALIALGASAISRFPQGYAQNVSASADYAAAISQGRLATARGHALSIDDLLRGGMIEELMCRFSIDVAGHARRFGMSVDEVTSLLVPLLSTCAAHLVVDGHQIELTGPARHLARIAAQTLDAYAAPGGRHSRAV, encoded by the coding sequence ATGATCACCCGCGACGACTTTCAGAAGATCGGCCTGTTTGACGCGCGGGTGCCGCGCTACACCAGCTATCCGCCCGCGAACCACTTCAATACGCAGGTGGGGCCCAGCCATATGGCGCAGTGGCTGCGCGCAGTGCCGCGCGGGGGGCATGTGTCGCTTTATCTGCACATCCCCTATTGTCGGCGGCTGTGTTGGTTCTGTGCCTGTCGTACGCAAGGGACTGCCACCGACCGGCCGTTGCGCCCGTATTTGGATCAGCTGTTGGCCGAATTGGCGCTGGTGGCCGCACATCTGCCCGCCGACGTGCGCGTCTCGCGCGTACATTTGGGGGGCGGCACGCCGACGATCCTGCCGCCCGACATGCTGCGCGAGCTGGGCGCTGCGCTGCGCGCCTTTCGCCCGTTCACGCGGACGGCGCAGTTTTCCGTCGAGATCGACCCGACCGAGGTGGACGCCGCGCGTCTGGATGCGCTGGTCGAGATCGGGATGACGCGCGCCTCGATCGGGGTGCAGGACTTTGACCCCGAGGTGCAGCAGGCGATCGGGCGCGACCAGCCGTTCGACCTGACGCGCGATGTCGTGGCGCAGCTGCGCGCGCGCGGGGTGCGGTCGGTCAATATGGATGTCCTTTATGGATTGCCCTACCAAACCCGCGACAGCCTGACCGAGACGATGCGTAAGGTGCTATTGATCCGGCCCGACCGGCTGGCGATGTATGGCTACGCGCATGTGCCGTGGGTGGCGCGCCGGCAGGTGATGATCCCCGAAAAGGCGCTGCCTGATGGCGAAGCCCGCCTGAACCTGTTTGAAACCGCCCGCCGCCTGATGCTGTGGGAAGGCTATCGCGAGGTCGGCATCGACCATTTCTGCCTGCCCGAGGACGGCCTAGCGCTGGCATCCGAGATGGGCACGCTGCGGCGGAACTTTCAGGGCTATACCGAAGAAAACGCCAATGCACTGATCGCGCTGGGCGCCTCGGCCATCTCGCGCTTTCCGCAGGGCTATGCGCAAAACGTGTCGGCATCGGCCGATTATGCGGCCGCGATTAGCCAAGGGCGGTTGGCGACAGCGCGCGGGCATGCGCTGTCGATCGACGACCTGCTGCGCGGCGGCATGATCGAGGAATTGATGTGCCGCTTCAGCATCGACGTTGCCGGCCACGCGCGGCGTTTTGGTATGTCGGTGGACGAGGTGACAAGCCTGCTGGTGCCGCTGCTGTCGACCTGCGCCGCCCATCTGGTGGTTGACGGCCACCAGATAGAACTGACTGGCCCCGCGCGCCATCTGGCCCGCATTGCGGCCCAAACGCTGGATGCTTATGCCGCACCTGGGGGGCGCCACTCGCGCGCGGTATAG
- a CDS encoding MFS transporter has product MRVGIICLLLAYGLSQFYRAFLAVLTPYLGADIGMTPETLATASSLWFVAFAALQIPVGIALDRVGPRRTSALLFGLGTGGGAALFALASQPWHIVLAMMLIGAGCAPVLVASYYIFARIYSPAVFATLAGAVISIGSLGNISSSYPLAWALGFLGWRETVWCLAALSVLTALLVQFLVVDPPASEGGPQGKMSELLRMRALYPICGLLFVGYAPLAAISGLWVGPYTHDVFGLDAEGIGAAALVIGLSMAAGSMLYGPVERALRSRKWVALTGSAVMGLALYMLWATAGQSLLLSVALFGVIGFFGANYPVIMAQGRTFLPAHLTGRGVTLLNLFSVGGVGVMQFVSARVYAAAPAQPVTAPYAAIFLTFALVVTVGVIIYAFSREAPAPVEIHSRAI; this is encoded by the coding sequence ATGCGAGTCGGGATTATCTGCTTGCTGCTGGCATACGGACTGTCGCAGTTCTATCGTGCATTTCTGGCGGTGCTGACGCCCTATCTGGGCGCAGACATCGGCATGACGCCGGAAACATTGGCGACGGCATCCAGCTTGTGGTTCGTGGCCTTTGCTGCCTTGCAGATCCCCGTCGGAATCGCGCTGGACCGCGTCGGGCCGCGTCGGACGTCGGCGCTGTTGTTCGGATTGGGCACGGGCGGGGGCGCAGCACTGTTCGCGCTGGCCAGCCAGCCGTGGCATATTGTGCTGGCCATGATGTTGATCGGCGCGGGCTGTGCGCCGGTGTTGGTGGCCAGCTATTACATCTTCGCCCGCATCTACAGCCCCGCCGTTTTTGCGACGCTTGCGGGTGCGGTGATTTCGATTGGTAGCCTTGGGAATATCTCCAGCTCGTATCCGCTGGCATGGGCGCTGGGCTTTCTGGGGTGGCGCGAGACGGTTTGGTGTCTAGCCGCACTATCAGTGCTGACGGCCCTATTGGTGCAATTTCTGGTGGTCGACCCGCCCGCATCCGAAGGTGGCCCACAGGGAAAAATGTCGGAACTGCTGCGGATGCGCGCGCTTTACCCTATCTGCGGCTTGCTGTTCGTGGGCTATGCGCCGCTGGCGGCGATCAGCGGGTTGTGGGTTGGCCCCTATACGCATGACGTGTTCGGATTGGACGCCGAAGGGATCGGCGCGGCCGCCTTGGTTATCGGTCTGTCGATGGCGGCGGGCAGCATGCTCTATGGCCCGGTCGAGCGGGCGCTGCGCAGTCGCAAATGGGTCGCCCTGACCGGCAGCGCGGTGATGGGGCTTGCGCTTTATATGCTGTGGGCCACTGCCGGGCAGTCGTTGTTGCTGTCGGTGGCGTTGTTTGGGGTGATCGGGTTTTTCGGGGCGAATTATCCGGTGATTATGGCGCAGGGCCGCACGTTCTTGCCCGCACACCTGACGGGGCGCGGTGTGACGCTGCTGAACCTGTTCAGCGTGGGCGGTGTGGGCGTGATGCAATTTGTCAGTGCGCGCGTCTATGCCGCCGCGCCCGCGCAGCCGGTGACCGCGCCTTATGCCGCGATTTTCCTGACCTTCGCCCTTGTGGTGACTGTGGGGGTGATCATCTATGCTTTCTCGCGCGAGGCGCCTGCGCCAGTCGAAATTCATTCGCGCGCGATCTGA
- a CDS encoding aspartate-semialdehyde dehydrogenase has protein sequence MGYNVVVVGATGNVGREMLNILAEREFPVEKIAALASRRSLGTEVSFGDKTLKTQDLAQFDFAGWDIALFAIGSDATKEFAPKAAAAGCVVIDNSSLYRYDPDVPLIVPEVNADAVVGYTKKNIIANPNCSTAQMVVALKPLHDRAKIKRVVVSTYQSVSGTGKEAIDELWDQTKGMYVPGQEVAPKVYPKQIAFNVIPHIDVFLDDGQTKEEWKMVAETKKILDKSIKLTATCVRVPVFVGHSEAINIEFEEFIDEEEVRDILREAPGILVIDKREPGGYITPVECVGEYATFISRIRQDSTIDNGINLWCVSDNLRKGAALNAVQIAEVLGQRCLKKG, from the coding sequence ATGGGCTATAATGTCGTCGTCGTGGGCGCCACGGGTAACGTGGGCCGCGAAATGCTCAACATCCTCGCCGAGCGCGAGTTCCCGGTCGAAAAGATCGCGGCGCTTGCCAGCCGCCGGTCGCTGGGGACCGAGGTGAGCTTCGGCGACAAGACCCTGAAAACACAGGATCTGGCACAGTTTGACTTTGCCGGATGGGACATTGCCCTGTTCGCCATCGGATCGGACGCGACCAAGGAATTCGCGCCCAAGGCTGCGGCTGCGGGCTGCGTGGTTATCGATAACTCGTCGCTGTATCGTTATGACCCCGATGTGCCCTTGATCGTGCCCGAGGTGAACGCCGACGCGGTTGTGGGCTACACCAAGAAAAACATCATCGCGAACCCCAACTGTTCGACCGCGCAAATGGTTGTGGCGCTGAAGCCGCTGCATGACCGCGCCAAGATCAAGCGCGTCGTCGTGTCGACCTACCAATCCGTGTCGGGCACCGGTAAAGAGGCTATCGACGAGCTGTGGGACCAGACCAAGGGCATGTATGTGCCCGGTCAAGAGGTCGCCCCCAAGGTTTACCCCAAGCAGATCGCCTTTAACGTGATCCCGCACATCGACGTTTTCTTGGATGACGGCCAGACCAAAGAAGAATGGAAAATGGTCGCCGAGACGAAGAAGATTTTGGACAAGAGCATCAAGCTGACCGCCACCTGCGTGCGCGTGCCGGTGTTCGTCGGCCATTCCGAGGCGATCAACATCGAATTCGAGGAGTTCATCGACGAAGAGGAAGTCCGCGACATCCTGCGCGAGGCCCCCGGAATTCTGGTGATCGATAAGCGCGAACCGGGTGGCTACATCACCCCCGTCGAATGCGTTGGCGAATATGCGACCTTCATCTCGCGCATCCGGCAGGATTCGACGATCGACAATGGCATTAACCTGTGGTGCGTGTCCGACAACCTGCGCAAGGGCGCGGCGCTGAACGCGGTGCAGATCGCCGAAGTGCTGGGCCAGCGCTGCCTGAAAAAAGGCTGA
- the dctP gene encoding TRAP transporter substrate-binding protein DctP, whose protein sequence is MTRFPMSFRFTRRLLLSAAIACAALPLAANAQDIKLRFADSTTADAPRSRALAEIFAAEVAPDFAFEPYFGGTLYRQGTEIVAVQRRNLEMALMPPSDFAEQVPEFGILTAAYLVRDAEHMRRIFQSDVGDEFKAMARERMGVHILGPAYYGTRHLNVRGDRQINTPADMAGLRLRMPGGEAWQFLGESLGANPTAVAYAEVYTALQTGAIDAEDNPLPNNRIMKFYEVTDQIVLTGHNVGFGLLMINAALFDSFTPEQQEKLQAAADKAFEWSDAEYQREEAELLTFFEGEGIRTHTPDVEAFRAYANEKYLNAPISSAWPKGMVDRINAL, encoded by the coding sequence ATGACGAGGTTCCCCATGTCGTTCCGCTTCACCCGCCGCCTGCTGCTGTCGGCGGCCATCGCTTGCGCGGCGCTGCCGCTGGCCGCAAATGCCCAAGACATCAAGCTGCGCTTTGCCGACAGCACCACCGCCGACGCCCCCCGCTCACGCGCGCTGGCCGAGATTTTCGCGGCCGAAGTCGCCCCCGATTTCGCGTTCGAGCCCTATTTTGGCGGCACTCTTTACCGGCAGGGCACCGAAATCGTGGCCGTGCAGCGCCGCAATCTGGAAATGGCACTGATGCCACCATCAGACTTTGCAGAACAAGTGCCCGAATTCGGCATCCTGACCGCCGCCTACCTTGTCCGCGACGCCGAACACATGCGCCGTATCTTTCAAAGCGACGTGGGGGATGAATTCAAAGCAATGGCCCGTGAACGAATGGGCGTGCACATTCTAGGCCCCGCCTACTATGGAACACGCCATCTGAACGTGCGCGGCGATCGACAGATCAACACCCCCGCAGATATGGCGGGCCTGCGCCTGCGCATGCCCGGCGGCGAGGCGTGGCAATTCCTGGGTGAATCGCTGGGCGCAAACCCGACAGCAGTCGCCTACGCCGAGGTCTACACAGCCCTGCAAACCGGTGCGATCGACGCCGAGGACAACCCCTTGCCCAACAACCGCATCATGAAGTTCTACGAAGTCACCGACCAGATCGTGCTGACAGGCCACAATGTCGGCTTCGGACTGCTGATGATCAACGCGGCCCTTTTCGACAGCTTCACCCCTGAACAGCAAGAAAAGCTGCAGGCCGCCGCCGACAAGGCCTTTGAATGGAGCGACGCCGAATACCAGCGTGAAGAGGCCGAGCTGCTGACATTCTTCGAGGGCGAAGGCATCCGCACCCACACCCCCGATGTCGAAGCGTTCCGCGCCTATGCGAACGAGAAATACCTGAACGCCCCGATTTCGTCCGCGTGGCCCAAGGGCATGGTCGATCGCATCAACGCGCTGTAA
- a CDS encoding SMP-30/gluconolactonase/LRE family protein, with protein MTHLPEITVVHHDGGDRLGETPLWCDQTQDLTWLDIEQPRLHRLHPATGAHSVTPFDCDWLGSQALCTDGTQLIAKDLTLHTYDARTGASSPFVAVEDNAATGFDNRLNDGRVDQWGRLWIGTMDNQLHRPNGAFYRVDGDASVTRIGSDVIVANGIAFSPDGRRMHFTDTRRHQSWVYDIDPADGEITSRRIWADYSATGDRPDGAAMDVDGCLWAAFFGGGKIVRYTPDGRIDREIALPVTNPTCLCFGGPDYRTLYITTAFKFLSPAQRAAEPLAGALLAIDGIGQGLPEHRFKRDIS; from the coding sequence ATGACGCATCTCCCCGAAATCACCGTCGTCCACCACGATGGCGGTGACCGCCTTGGCGAAACACCGCTGTGGTGCGATCAAACCCAAGACCTGACGTGGCTGGATATCGAACAGCCCCGCCTACATCGCCTTCATCCCGCCACCGGCGCGCACAGCGTCACCCCGTTCGACTGCGACTGGCTGGGCTCCCAAGCCCTCTGCACTGACGGCACCCAACTGATCGCCAAAGACCTGACGCTGCACACCTATGACGCCCGCACCGGCGCATCGTCCCCCTTCGTGGCGGTCGAGGACAACGCTGCCACCGGTTTCGACAACCGCCTGAACGACGGGCGGGTCGACCAATGGGGGCGGCTGTGGATCGGCACGATGGATAACCAGCTGCACCGCCCGAATGGCGCGTTTTACCGCGTTGATGGGGATGCAAGCGTCACCCGTATCGGCAGCGACGTCATCGTAGCGAACGGCATCGCCTTCTCGCCTGACGGGCGGCGGATGCACTTCACCGACACGCGTCGCCACCAGTCGTGGGTCTACGATATCGACCCCGCCGATGGCGAAATCACGTCCCGCCGCATCTGGGCCGATTATAGCGCCACGGGCGATCGCCCCGACGGCGCGGCGATGGATGTGGATGGCTGCCTATGGGCGGCGTTCTTCGGCGGCGGCAAGATCGTCCGCTATACGCCAGACGGCCGGATTGACCGCGAAATCGCCCTGCCTGTCACCAATCCGACCTGTCTTTGCTTCGGCGGGCCGGACTACCGCACGCTTTATATCACCACCGCTTTCAAATTCCTCAGCCCTGCCCAGCGGGCGGCCGAGCCGTTGGCCGGCGCCCTGCTGGCCATCGACGGCATCGGCCAAGGCCTGCCCGAACACCGCTTCAAACGCGACATATCATGA
- a CDS encoding type II 3-dehydroquinate dehydratase, translating into MTKIIYVLNGPNLNRLGKREPQIYGSTTLAEVEALCRTTAGPDVEVRFHQSNREYELIDWIHEAIEAQAAGIIINPAAFTFTSIAILDALKQFDNPIIELHISNVHRREAIYHNSLVSKVATAVMAGFGPRGYATAVRAMAEMT; encoded by the coding sequence ATGACCAAGATAATCTACGTCCTGAACGGCCCGAACCTGAACCGTCTGGGCAAGCGCGAACCGCAGATCTACGGCAGCACTACACTGGCCGAGGTCGAGGCCCTGTGCCGCACAACGGCCGGCCCCGATGTCGAGGTGCGCTTTCACCAGTCGAACCGCGAATACGAACTGATCGACTGGATTCACGAGGCTATCGAAGCGCAGGCTGCGGGCATCATTATCAACCCCGCCGCCTTCACCTTCACATCAATCGCGATTCTGGATGCGCTGAAGCAGTTCGATAACCCAATCATCGAACTGCACATTTCCAACGTCCACCGCCGCGAGGCGATCTACCACAACTCGCTTGTGTCCAAGGTCGCGACGGCGGTGATGGCCGGCTTTGGCCCGCGCGGCTACGCAACAGCCGTGCGCGCTATGGCAGAGATGACCTGA
- a CDS encoding TRAP transporter large permease: MSLTDPFTACILLLVTLAVLGLPVAYSMILASILYLLMAGLDMGTAAEQLLNSMYTSYTMLAVPLFILAAELMNSGSMTTRLTNFANALVGRFRGGLAQVNVLQSLLFAGMSGSALADAGGMGKMMMRMMTQDGKYTPSFAAALSAVTAVVAPILPPSIPMVIYALVSNASIGYLFLGGILPGLLISASQMLIVWWSARRNNFPTEEPVPVRELPRITLRALPALMLPVVLIVGLRGGVMTPTEAAAVAAAYALFVSVVIYRDVGLREFYTSLLNAARTTTSIGMLIAAALVFNYIVTIENIPNAIRSLLLSYDLTPLTFLLLVNVLLLLIGAVLEGSTIILIIVPVLIPTAAALGIDPIHFGVVVVFNVMIGLVTPPYGLLLFVVKRVSGASMGAILRDTVPFLLGLLVALMLITLIPDIVLFVPRLFGYSG; encoded by the coding sequence ATGAGCCTGACCGATCCATTTACCGCCTGTATCTTACTGCTGGTGACACTCGCCGTTCTGGGCTTGCCCGTCGCCTACTCCATGATCCTCGCCTCGATCCTGTATCTGCTGATGGCTGGGCTGGATATGGGCACAGCCGCCGAACAACTCCTCAACTCCATGTACACCAGCTATACAATGCTGGCGGTGCCGCTGTTCATTCTGGCGGCCGAGCTGATGAATTCTGGTTCCATGACAACCCGACTGACCAATTTTGCCAATGCGCTGGTCGGCCGATTCCGTGGCGGGCTTGCGCAGGTGAACGTGCTGCAATCGCTGCTATTCGCGGGCATGTCAGGCTCGGCCCTCGCAGATGCGGGCGGCATGGGCAAGATGATGATGCGCATGATGACGCAAGACGGCAAATACACCCCGTCCTTTGCCGCCGCCCTCAGCGCTGTTACAGCCGTCGTCGCGCCTATTCTGCCCCCCTCGATCCCAATGGTGATCTACGCCTTGGTCTCGAACGCCTCGATTGGATACCTATTCCTAGGGGGCATCCTGCCCGGGCTGCTAATCTCGGCCAGCCAAATGCTGATCGTCTGGTGGAGCGCCCGCCGCAACAACTTCCCGACCGAAGAGCCCGTCCCGGTCCGGGAACTGCCCCGTATCACATTGCGTGCCCTGCCCGCGCTGATGCTGCCGGTGGTGCTGATCGTCGGCCTGCGTGGCGGCGTGATGACCCCGACCGAGGCCGCCGCCGTTGCAGCCGCCTATGCCCTGTTCGTTTCGGTCGTCATCTACCGCGATGTGGGACTGCGCGAGTTCTACACCTCGCTGCTTAATGCCGCGCGCACCACGACCTCTATCGGCATGCTGATCGCCGCTGCCTTGGTGTTCAACTATATCGTAACCATTGAAAACATTCCCAACGCCATTCGCAGCCTGCTGCTCAGCTATGACCTGACGCCCCTGACCTTCCTGCTGCTGGTCAACGTGCTGCTATTGCTGATCGGCGCTGTTCTGGAAGGCTCGACCATCATCCTCATCATCGTGCCGGTGCTGATCCCGACCGCTGCTGCACTGGGCATCGACCCGATCCACTTCGGCGTGGTCGTCGTGTTCAATGTGATGATCGGGCTGGTGACACCGCCCTATGGACTGCTGCTGTTCGTGGTAAAGCGCGTCTCGGGCGCATCAATGGGCGCGATCCTGCGCGATACCGTGCCGTTCCTCCTTGGGCTGCTCGTCGCACTGATGCTTATCACCCTTATTCCCGACATCGTTCTCTTTGTCCCGCGCCTCTTTGGCTATTCGGGCTGA
- a CDS encoding TRAP transporter small permease, with translation MFFAFIIQVVSRYFFNMPTGWTSELTVIMWLWLVLWGAAFVVREDEEIRFDLLYGSVRKGVQRVMVICTALVLIALFLISLPASWDYVTFMKIQSSAYLKIRFDWLFSIYIIFAVAVVCRYIWILARALGARWPGKKPHQTGPQA, from the coding sequence ATGTTCTTTGCTTTCATCATCCAGGTCGTATCACGATACTTTTTCAACATGCCCACCGGCTGGACGTCCGAGCTGACGGTCATCATGTGGCTGTGGCTGGTGCTTTGGGGCGCCGCCTTTGTCGTGCGCGAAGACGAGGAAATCCGCTTCGATCTGCTCTATGGATCGGTGCGCAAAGGCGTGCAGCGCGTGATGGTGATTTGCACCGCACTGGTGCTGATCGCGCTGTTCCTGATCTCGCTGCCCGCCAGCTGGGATTACGTGACATTCATGAAAATCCAGTCTTCGGCCTATCTGAAGATCCGCTTTGACTGGCTGTTTTCCATCTACATCATTTTCGCCGTAGCGGTGGTCTGCCGTTACATCTGGATTTTGGCACGGGCGCTCGGTGCGCGCTGGCCCGGCAAGAAACCGCATCAGACGGGGCCCCAAGCATGA
- the dctP gene encoding TRAP transporter substrate-binding protein DctP — MTHSFTRRLLLSAGAALALATAAPAMAQSNVPLRFSAVFSQQDIRAEMMERFAAALGDGFDFQGFYGATLFRQGTELVALQRSNLEMGNIAPQDISEQLPEWSVLTSAYLFRDADHLVAFFQSDAGEEMKKMAEDRLGIRVLGPTYFGVRHVGLRNQRDINTPADMAGLRLRMPGGDSWQFLGQALGANPTPVAYAEVYTALQTGAIDGQDNPMPNVQNMKFYEVMSQIVKTSHLVGFDVLTISKSTWDKLTPEQQAQVQAAADEAIAWSNAQHLQNEADLIAFFEEQGLTITEPDLAAFRTYAQQLYQSSGAAARWPDGIVERINGL; from the coding sequence ATGACGCATTCGTTTACAAGACGTCTGCTGCTGTCGGCAGGTGCTGCGTTGGCTTTGGCCACTGCTGCGCCCGCGATGGCGCAATCGAACGTGCCGCTGCGATTTTCTGCTGTGTTCTCGCAGCAAGACATCCGCGCCGAGATGATGGAACGCTTTGCCGCAGCACTGGGAGACGGCTTCGATTTTCAGGGGTTCTACGGCGCGACATTGTTCCGCCAAGGCACCGAGCTTGTCGCCTTGCAGCGCAGCAATCTGGAAATGGGTAATATCGCCCCGCAAGATATCTCGGAACAATTGCCTGAATGGTCTGTGCTGACCTCGGCCTATCTGTTCCGCGATGCCGACCATCTGGTCGCCTTCTTCCAAAGCGATGCGGGCGAGGAAATGAAAAAGATGGCCGAGGATCGCCTCGGGATCCGCGTGCTGGGGCCGACCTATTTCGGCGTCCGCCACGTGGGTCTGCGCAACCAGCGCGACATCAACACGCCTGCCGACATGGCTGGCCTGCGCCTGCGGATGCCGGGCGGGGATTCGTGGCAGTTCCTTGGGCAAGCCCTTGGCGCGAACCCGACCCCCGTCGCCTATGCCGAAGTCTACACCGCGCTGCAGACCGGCGCGATCGACGGGCAAGACAACCCGATGCCCAACGTGCAGAACATGAAGTTCTACGAAGTCATGTCCCAGATCGTGAAGACATCGCACCTCGTGGGCTTCGACGTGCTGACCATTTCCAAAAGCACGTGGGACAAGCTGACGCCTGAACAGCAGGCCCAAGTGCAAGCCGCCGCAGACGAGGCGATCGCCTGGTCGAACGCACAGCACCTGCAAAACGAAGCCGACCTGATCGCCTTTTTCGAAGAGCAAGGGCTGACCATCACCGAACCAGATCTGGCCGCGTTTCGCACCTACGCCCAACAGCTCTACCAATCCTCGGGGGCTGCCGCGCGCTGGCCTGACGGAATCGTCGAACGTATCAACGGCCTATAA
- a CDS encoding GntR family transcriptional regulator encodes MQDCPVQDPQPIAATAGEAAYQRIRNDIIFGRLAPGLRLKLDQARAHYDISVSTLREILYRLCAEGLMRAEGQKGFSVPPVSQENFRELAAMRAFLETSALQQSFALGDVEWEADVVAAHHRLSRLEGRIQAGQADETEQWKRYDWGFHHALIAACGSQVLLDTHALIFDQYLRYQMIAVIFRGESAADEHRALMECALGRDADRAVAILHGHINACVAHTIRNGLLPAATLQ; translated from the coding sequence ATGCAGGACTGCCCCGTGCAAGACCCCCAACCGATCGCCGCAACCGCCGGCGAGGCCGCGTATCAGCGGATCCGCAACGACATCATCTTTGGCCGACTGGCCCCCGGGCTGCGCCTGAAGCTGGACCAAGCCCGTGCGCACTATGATATCAGTGTCAGCACGTTACGCGAAATCCTTTATCGCCTTTGTGCCGAGGGGTTGATGCGGGCCGAGGGACAAAAAGGCTTCAGCGTGCCACCCGTGTCGCAGGAAAATTTCCGCGAATTGGCCGCCATGCGCGCCTTTCTGGAGACGAGTGCCCTGCAACAGTCGTTCGCGCTGGGCGATGTCGAGTGGGAGGCCGATGTTGTCGCCGCGCACCACCGCCTGTCGCGGTTGGAGGGGCGAATTCAGGCCGGTCAAGCCGACGAGACCGAACAGTGGAAGCGGTATGACTGGGGATTTCACCACGCCTTGATCGCCGCATGCGGGTCGCAGGTACTGCTGGATACGCATGCGCTGATATTTGACCAGTACCTGCGCTACCAGATGATCGCCGTTATCTTTCGCGGCGAATCGGCAGCAGATGAACATCGCGCGCTGATGGAATGTGCGCTGGGCCGCGACGCAGACCGCGCGGTCGCCATTTTGCACGGGCACATCAATGCCTGCGTCGCGCATACGATCAGGAATGGCTTACTGCCTGCCGCAACGCTACAGTAA